One genomic window of Arachis stenosperma cultivar V10309 chromosome 10, arast.V10309.gnm1.PFL2, whole genome shotgun sequence includes the following:
- the LOC130956297 gene encoding uncharacterized protein LOC130956297 has product MSKFLVILYVVWLAASGFVNGSIIKKEKDQIRVFELKKGDLTLKVTNWGATLVSLVLPDKYGKLGDILLGYDSPEAYTNDTTYFGVTIGRVANRIGGAQFTLNEIHYKLIANEGNNTLHGGPRGFSDVLWKVIKYQRDGDRPIIKFSYHSFDGEEGFPGDLLVTVSYILSEEWSLSIVMKARALNKATPVSLVNHAYWNLGNHNSGNILNQVVQIFGSKFTPVDDNLIPTGNFSSVQGTPYDFLKPQVVGSRIDQLSKTNGYDINYVLDNDEDEIRVAAIVTDKRSGRVMKIATNQPGLQFYTANSVKNEKGKDGFVYQPRSALCLETQAFPDSVNHPNFPSTIVTPEKPYNHLLFFKFSTTHAPPGFSES; this is encoded by the exons ATGAGCAAGTTCTTAGTGATATTATATGTTGTATGGTTAGCTGCTTCTGGGTTTGTTAATGGATCTATCATCAAGAAGGAGAAAGACCAAATTAGGGTCTTTGAATTAAAGAAGGGTGACCTTACTTTGAAGGTCACTAACTGGGGTGCCACACTTGTTTCCTTAGTACTCCCCGACAAATATG GAAAGTTGGGAGACATTCTtcttggatatgattctcccgaGGCATACACT AACGATACAACATATTTTGGAGTTACTATTGGCAGGGTTGCTAACAGAATTGGAGGAGCTCAGTTTACATTAAATGAAATCCATTACAAATTAATTGCTAATGAAGGAAACAATACACTTCATG GTGGACCTAGAGGATTTAGTGATGTGCTTTGGAAAGTGATAAAGTATCAAAGAGACGGTGATAGACCCATAATCAAATTCAGCTACCACAGTTTTGATGGTGAAGAAG GATTTCCGGGTGACCTATTGGTAACAGTGAGCTACATCCTAAGTGAAGAATGGAGTTTGAGCATAGTCATGAAAGCAAGAGCCTTAAACAAAGCAACACCAGTGAGCCTGGTTAACCATGCATATTGGAACCTAGGAAACCACAACAGCGGCAACATCCTTAACCAAGTTGTTCAAATCTTCGGATCCAAATTCACACCGGTCGATGACAACCTCATTCCCACTGGAAACTTCTCGTCCGTCCAAGGAACCCCATACGATTTCCTTAAGCCACAAGTTGTTGGCTCTAGGATTGACCAGTTATCCAAGACCAATGGCTATGACATAAATTATGTTCTTGACAATGACGAGGATGAGATTAGGGTTGCGGCTATTGTCACGGATAAGAGGTCAGGGAGAGTGATGAAGATTGCGACAAATCAACCGGGATTGCAATTCTACACTGCGAATTCCGTGAAGAATGAGAAGGGGAAAGACGGGTTTGTGTATCAGCCACGATCGGCGTTGTGTTTGGAGACTCAAGCGTTCCCTGACTCCGTCAACCATCCCAATTTTCCATCAACTATTGTCACGCCGGAAAAGCCTTACAAccatcttctcttcttcaaaTTCTCCACTACCCATGCTCCACCTGGTTTTTCAGAGTCATAA